One genomic window of Terriglobales bacterium includes the following:
- a CDS encoding argininosuccinate synthase yields the protein MREKIVLAYSGGLDTSIIIPWLKENYSYDVIAMVGDVGQGDDLEAVVKKAYATGASNVVVEDLREEFLTDYVFRALKAGAVYEHKYLLGTSLARPVIAKHQVEVALREGATAVAHGCTGKGNDQVRFELAYQALAPELKVIAPWREWNLKSREDCLDYAEQHGIPVAASREKIHSRDRNLWHISHEGGELEDAANPPFASTWQLTRSPQDAPDREEQVEIGFEKGVPVSVNGMSMDDPVSLVELLDEIGGRNAIGRVDLVENRFVGIKSRGCYETPGGTLLLTAHRELEALCLDRDLMHFKQHIALKYAELVYFGLWFTPLRESLDAFVETTQKDITGSIMLGLYKGNIAVLSRHSVHSLYRTDLATFTMGDNYDQKDAAGFIRILGLPSRSRAQVRTEVTK from the coding sequence ATGCGTGAAAAAATCGTCCTCGCATATTCCGGAGGTCTGGATACCTCGATCATTATTCCTTGGCTGAAGGAGAACTATTCCTATGACGTGATTGCCATGGTCGGCGATGTCGGCCAGGGTGATGATCTCGAGGCCGTCGTAAAGAAGGCATACGCCACCGGCGCCAGTAACGTCGTGGTGGAGGACCTGCGCGAGGAGTTCCTTACTGACTACGTCTTTCGGGCACTAAAGGCAGGCGCGGTGTACGAGCACAAATACCTGCTAGGCACCTCGCTGGCGCGACCTGTAATTGCCAAACACCAGGTTGAGGTCGCCTTGCGCGAGGGCGCTACCGCCGTCGCACACGGCTGCACCGGCAAAGGCAACGACCAGGTTCGTTTTGAACTGGCGTATCAGGCGCTCGCACCCGAGCTGAAAGTCATCGCGCCGTGGCGGGAGTGGAACCTCAAGTCTCGCGAAGATTGCCTGGATTACGCCGAGCAGCACGGCATCCCGGTGGCAGCGAGCCGGGAGAAGATCCACAGCCGTGATCGGAATTTGTGGCACATCAGCCATGAAGGCGGTGAACTGGAAGATGCTGCCAATCCGCCGTTTGCCAGCACCTGGCAACTCACCCGCTCACCGCAAGATGCTCCCGATCGGGAAGAGCAGGTCGAGATCGGCTTCGAAAAGGGCGTGCCGGTATCCGTGAATGGGATGTCTATGGATGATCCCGTTTCGTTAGTGGAACTGCTGGATGAGATTGGCGGCCGCAACGCAATCGGTAGAGTGGACCTGGTAGAGAACCGGTTCGTGGGAATCAAGTCACGTGGCTGTTATGAGACTCCGGGTGGCACCCTGCTTCTGACTGCACACCGCGAACTGGAGGCGCTCTGCCTGGATCGCGATCTCATGCATTTCAAGCAGCACATCGCCCTCAAATATGCCGAACTGGTCTATTTCGGGCTATGGTTCACGCCGCTGCGCGAATCTCTCGATGCATTTGTGGAGACCACGCAGAAAGACATCACCGGCAGCATAATGCTGGGTCTTTACAAGGGAAACATTGCCGTCCTCAGCCGGCATTCCGTACATTCGTTATACCGTACTGATCTGGCAACGTTCACCATGGGCGACAATTACGATCAAAAAGACGCAGCAGGTTTCATTCGCATTCTCGGATTGCCATCACGGTCACGCGCGCAGGTGCGCACTGAGGTGACCAAATGA
- the argH gene encoding argininosuccinate lyase, giving the protein MKMWLGRFRQPLDPEFESWQRSFPFDQRLLTHELAASRVHAHALKNAGVLSPAELDAILAGLDQIGEQAYVSPTFLKDADAEDVHHFVEKHLVMLIRDTGYKLHSGRSRNEQIATDLRLYIRDSIDQLRSEITELGNALVSRAEQAGSAAMPTYTHQQRAEPVLVAHWLLAYVEMLLRDLGRLADCRKRLNLCPLGSGAVAGATLPLDRRAMAAKLEFEAPTANSIDATTDRDFVLEFVNALVLLGLHLSRWAEEMVLFSTQEFGFVAPPEKYSTGSSAMPQKKNPDLLELTRAKVARTIGDFTTLVTVLKGLPLAYNKDLQETQEPLFDATEGLLSLLPLVTGWMKAAEFNYPRMQHAAQSGFLNAWAAATYLVGHGVPFRLAHERVGNAVQHCLAKGCELQDLALEELRQFSPEFEKDVYSRLSLESVLSIHDVEGGTAPAQVAHAIAEAKQKLTSVLEEAHAHA; this is encoded by the coding sequence ATGAAAATGTGGTTGGGGCGTTTTCGGCAGCCGCTCGATCCTGAGTTTGAAAGCTGGCAAAGATCATTTCCCTTCGATCAGCGACTTTTGACCCACGAACTCGCCGCCAGCCGTGTGCATGCACATGCGCTGAAGAATGCCGGAGTGCTGTCGCCTGCCGAGCTGGATGCAATTCTTGCGGGCCTTGATCAGATCGGGGAGCAAGCCTATGTCTCACCAACATTTCTAAAAGATGCCGATGCCGAAGACGTTCATCACTTCGTCGAAAAGCATTTGGTCATGCTGATTCGTGACACCGGTTACAAGCTGCATAGTGGCCGCAGTCGCAACGAGCAGATCGCCACGGACCTGCGGCTCTACATCCGCGACAGCATTGATCAGCTGCGAAGCGAGATTACCGAGCTAGGCAACGCACTGGTATCTCGTGCCGAGCAGGCTGGGAGCGCCGCCATGCCCACTTATACCCATCAGCAGCGCGCTGAGCCGGTACTTGTAGCGCATTGGCTACTGGCATACGTCGAAATGTTACTTCGTGACCTCGGCCGATTGGCCGATTGCCGGAAGCGGCTGAACCTTTGTCCGCTCGGCTCTGGGGCAGTTGCGGGCGCGACATTACCGCTGGACCGGCGCGCCATGGCTGCCAAGCTTGAATTCGAGGCGCCTACGGCGAACAGCATTGACGCCACCACCGATCGCGACTTTGTGCTGGAATTTGTGAATGCTCTGGTCCTCTTGGGCCTGCACCTCAGCCGCTGGGCTGAAGAGATGGTTCTTTTCTCTACTCAGGAATTCGGGTTCGTGGCCCCGCCGGAAAAATACTCAACCGGCAGCAGCGCCATGCCGCAAAAGAAGAATCCAGACCTGCTGGAGCTGACCAGGGCAAAAGTCGCTCGAACCATTGGTGATTTCACCACCCTGGTAACCGTGCTCAAAGGCTTGCCCCTGGCCTACAACAAGGACCTTCAGGAGACGCAGGAACCATTGTTCGACGCCACTGAAGGTCTGCTCTCGCTTCTTCCGCTGGTTACGGGATGGATGAAAGCGGCGGAGTTCAATTATCCGCGCATGCAGCACGCCGCCCAATCCGGTTTTCTGAATGCGTGGGCCGCGGCCACATACCTGGTTGGGCATGGAGTGCCATTCCGCCTGGCTCACGAGCGCGTCGGCAACGCCGTCCAGCATTGTCTGGCAAAGGGCTGTGAGCTTCAGGATCTCGCGCTCGAAGAACTTCGCCAGTTCAGTCCCGAGTTCGAGAAAGACGTCTATTCCCGCCTCTCTCTGGAATCCGTGCTTTCCATTCATGATGTCGAGGGCGGCACCGCCCCGGCACAGGTGGCGCATGCAATCGCGGAGGCAAAGCAAAAGTTAACATCGGTTCTTGAGGAGGCCCATGCGCACGCGTGA
- the argB gene encoding acetylglutamate kinase encodes MKVVVKLGGAALEDKSVLHKCAQAVVQLAQDGHSIAVVHGGGAALTRALKHLGKESEFVNGLRVTDAETRDVAIMVLAGIVNKTLVAAISAAGRPAIGLCGGDGASFRARKKQTDGCDLGFVGEIALVECRWLEAIWMNGGIPVIASVALGSDREYYNVNADQMAAACAVACQANALIFLTDVPGVRNADGSVMPWLDLKEIAGLAAGSIIGGGMIPKLEACGHALKRGVRRVRILPAAQADVLPQFYFSKLDCGTEVIVA; translated from the coding sequence TTGAAAGTAGTGGTCAAACTCGGCGGGGCCGCGCTGGAAGATAAATCAGTGCTGCACAAATGCGCGCAAGCGGTGGTTCAACTGGCTCAGGACGGCCACAGCATCGCCGTGGTCCATGGGGGCGGCGCTGCTTTAACGCGCGCTCTGAAACACCTCGGAAAAGAGAGCGAATTTGTAAACGGGTTGCGTGTTACAGATGCCGAAACCCGGGACGTTGCGATTATGGTGCTGGCAGGAATTGTCAACAAGACTTTGGTGGCGGCGATCAGCGCCGCTGGACGGCCCGCAATCGGCCTCTGCGGCGGCGATGGCGCCAGCTTCCGCGCACGCAAGAAGCAGACAGACGGCTGCGACCTCGGGTTTGTGGGCGAAATTGCGTTGGTTGAATGTCGCTGGCTGGAGGCGATCTGGATGAATGGCGGCATACCGGTGATCGCCAGCGTGGCTCTCGGATCCGATCGCGAGTATTACAACGTCAATGCCGACCAGATGGCGGCCGCCTGTGCGGTCGCCTGCCAGGCCAACGCGCTCATATTTCTAACCGATGTTCCCGGAGTAAGAAACGCAGATGGATCCGTCATGCCCTGGCTCGACCTGAAAGAGATCGCCGGGCTGGCAGCAGGCTCGATCATCGGCGGCGGCATGATTCCCAAACTCGAGGCCTGTGGTCACGCTCTTAAACGCGGCGTGCGCCGGGTGCGTATCCTGCCAGCCGCTCAAGCCGATGTTCTACCGCAATTTTATTTTTCCAAGCTCGACTGCGGCACGGAGGTAATCGTCGCATGA
- the argF gene encoding ornithine carbamoyltransferase — protein sequence MATRTLDAAPVTSTQVAKGFWSQDLISIRDLTPHDVRAVLDLASLIKARPHDFRAALAGKQMVMFFEKPSLRTRLTFEAGMASLGGTSFFVDQTAARIDAREPLSDVAHNLERWVDIIVLRTFDHATVEGMAANASIPVINALSNLEHPCQALADYFTLQEKFDDLQSIHLAYVGDGNNVANSLLLTCACLGSSIRIATPKGYGPDPHLLAAARKIGRKTGATIEVGHYAQVAVCGADAVYTDTWTSMGREQEAEQRAAIFASYQVNEDLMKLAAPHAVFMHCLPAHRGAEVTAGVIDSPRSVVFDQAESRMHVQKAILLLLLGGGMNRFPVRSANA from the coding sequence ATGGCCACCCGCACGCTTGATGCTGCGCCAGTCACCAGCACTCAGGTTGCGAAGGGATTCTGGTCGCAAGACTTGATTTCGATTCGCGACCTCACGCCCCATGACGTACGGGCTGTGCTCGATCTCGCTAGTCTGATCAAGGCTCGACCGCACGATTTTCGCGCCGCCCTGGCGGGCAAACAAATGGTGATGTTCTTCGAGAAACCTTCGCTGCGTACCCGATTGACTTTCGAGGCTGGCATGGCGAGCCTGGGTGGGACTTCTTTCTTCGTGGACCAGACGGCGGCGCGCATTGACGCTCGCGAACCCCTCAGCGATGTGGCCCATAATCTGGAGCGCTGGGTAGACATAATTGTTCTGCGCACTTTTGATCACGCCACTGTGGAAGGGATGGCCGCGAATGCCTCCATTCCAGTAATCAACGCGCTCAGTAATCTTGAGCACCCTTGCCAGGCGCTGGCGGACTATTTCACCTTGCAGGAAAAGTTCGATGACCTGCAGAGCATTCACCTGGCCTACGTCGGCGATGGCAATAACGTCGCCAATTCACTGCTTCTTACCTGCGCCTGCCTGGGCTCCTCGATTCGGATTGCCACTCCCAAAGGTTACGGGCCGGATCCACACCTTCTGGCAGCCGCTCGCAAAATCGGCCGCAAGACCGGGGCCACCATTGAGGTCGGGCATTATGCGCAAGTCGCAGTGTGCGGTGCAGACGCTGTCTACACCGACACTTGGACGAGCATGGGCCGCGAGCAAGAGGCCGAGCAGCGAGCCGCGATTTTTGCCTCCTATCAAGTGAATGAAGATCTGATGAAACTGGCCGCGCCCCACGCCGTTTTCATGCACTGTCTTCCGGCACACCGCGGCGCTGAAGTCACTGCCGGAGTCATTGATTCGCCGCGCTCGGTTGTTTTCGACCAGGCGGAGAGCCGCATGCACGTGCAAAAAGCCATTCTTCTATTGCTACTCGGTGGCGGAATGAACCGTTTTCCGGTAAGGAGCGCCAATGCGTGA